In one window of Onychomys torridus chromosome 7, mOncTor1.1, whole genome shotgun sequence DNA:
- the Klhl31 gene encoding kelch-like protein 31 — MAPKKKTIKKNKAEINEMTIIVEDSPLSKLNALNGLLEGGNSLSCVSSELTDTSYGPNLLEGLSKMRQESFLCDLVIGTKTKSFDVHKSVMASCSEYFHNILKKDPSTKRVDLNDIAPLGLATVIAYAYTGKLTLSLYTIGSIISAAVYLQIHTLIKMCSDFLIREISVENCMYVVNIAETYCLKNAKATAQKFIRDNFIEFAESEQFMKLTFEQINELLIDDDLQLPSELVAFQIAMKWLEFDPKRVKHAADLLSNIRFGTISAQDLVNYVQTVPRMMQDADCHKLLVDAMNYHLLPYHQNTLQSRRTRIRGGCRVLITVGGRPGLTEKSLSRDILYRDPENGWSKLTEMPAKSFNQCVAVMDGFLYVAGGEDQNDARNQAKHAVSNFCRYDPRFNTWIHLGSMNQKRTHFSLSVFNGLLYAVGGRNAEGSLASLECYVPSTNQWQPKAPLEVARCCHASAVADGRVIVTGGYIGSAYSRSVCAYDPAHDAWQELPELSTPRGWHCAVALGDRVYVMGGSQLGPRGERVDVLTVESFSPAARQWSFVAPLPVGVSTAGVSALHGRAYLLGGWNEGEKKYKKCIQCFNPELNEWTEDDELPEATVGVSCCTLAMPNSVSRESRASSVSSVPVSI, encoded by the exons ATGGCACCCAAAAAGAAGACTATCAAAAAGAACAAAGCGGAGATCAATGAGATGACTATCATCGTAGAAGACAGCCCCCTAAGCAAGTTGAATGCTCTAAATGGGCTCCTAGAGGGAGGCAACAGCCTTAGCTGTGTTTCTTCTGAACTAACAGACACTTCCTATGGCCCCAACCTCCTGGAAGGTTTGAGTAAAATGCGTCAAGAGAGCTTCCTGTGTGACTTAGTCATTGGCACCAAAACCAAATCCTTTGATGTTCACAAATCAGTGATGGCTTCATGCAGTGAATACTTTCACAACATCCTTAAGAAGGATCCATCAACGAAGAGGGTAGACCTCAACGACATTGCTCCTTTAGGCCTAGCCACAGTGATTGCATATGCGTACACGGGAAAGCTGACCCTCTCTCTATACACAATAGGAAGcatcatttctgctgctgtgtaTCTTCAGATCCACACCCTCATAAAGATGTGCAGTGATTTTCTGATACGAGAGATCAGTGTTGAGAACTGCATGTATGTTGTTAACATCGCTGAAACTTATTGCCTGAAAAACGCAAAAGCAACTGCCCAGAAATTTATCCGGGATAATTTCATTGAATTTGCAGAATCAGAACAATTTATGAAGCTTACATTTGAACAGATTAATGAGCTTCTCATAGACGATGACTTGCAATTGCCTTCTGAGCTGGTGGCATTCCAGATTGCAATGAAATGGCTAGAATTTGACCCAAAGAGAGTGAAACACGCAGCAGATCTTTTAAGTAACATTCGATTTGGTACCATTTCTGCACAAGACCTGGTCAATTATGTTCAGACTGTACCAAGAATGATGCAAGACGCTGATTGTCATAAACTGCTTGTTGACGCTATGAACTACCACTTGCTACCTTATCATCAAAACACGTTGCAATCTAGGCGAACAAGAATTAGAGGTGGCTGCCGAGTTCTCATCACTGTTGGGGGACGCCCTGGCCTGACTGAGAAGTCCCTTAGTCGAGACATTTTGTATAGAGACCCTGAAAATGGATGGAGCAAACTTACAGAAATGCCAGCCAAGAGTTTTAACCAGTGCGTGGCTGTGATGGACGGATTCCTTTATGTAGCTGGCGGTGAGGACCAGAATGACGCAAGAAACCAAGCCAAGCACGCAGTCAGCAATTTCTGCAG GTACGATCCTCGCTTCAACACCTGGATCCACCTGGGCAGCATGAACCAGAAACGCACGCACTTCAGCCTGAGCGTCTTCAACGGGCTCCTGTACGCGGTGGGCGGCCGCAACGCGGAGGGCAGCCTGGCTTCGCTGGAGTGCTACGTGCCCTCCACCAACCAGTGGCAGCCCAAGGCGCCGCTCGAGGTGGCACGCTGCTGCCACGCCAGCGCCGTGGCCGACGGCCGCGTGATCGTGACGGGCGGCTACATCGGCAGCGCGTACTCGCGCTCCGTGTGCGCCTACGACCCCGCGCACGACGCGTGGCAGGAGCTGCCCGAGCTGAGCACGCCCCGAGGCTGGCACTGCGCGGTGGCGTTGGGTGACCGGGTGTACGTGATGGGGGGCAGCCAGCTGGGGCCGCGCGGGGAGCGCGTGGACGTGCTCACGGTGGAGAGCTTCAGCCCCGCAGCGCGCCAGTGGAGCTTCGTGGCGCCGCTGCCCGTGGGTGTGAGCACGGCGGGGGTCTCGGCGCTGCACGGCCGCGCGTACCTGCTGGGCGGCTGGAACGAGGGCGAGAAGAAGTACAAGAAATGCATCCAGTGCTTCAACCCTGAGCTCAACGAGTGGACAGAGGACGACGAGCTGCCCGAGGCCACGGTGGGTGTGTCCTGCTGCACACTGGCCATGCCCAACAGCGTGTCCCGCGAGTCACGGGCCAGCTCGGTGTCCTCCGTGCCGGTCAGTATCTGA